TCCCCGCCCGGTCTGGCGGGGTCCACCAACCTCGTCCGGGTGCACCACGTCGGGCAGCTCGACAACTGAGCACGGCCACGCGTACCGACCGCGCCGCGGCCCCGCGCCGCGGTCGGTACGCGTGGCCGAGGTGCTCGTCCATCGGGGCGGCCGACGCCCTGCGGGCGGCGGAGACGTGCGCGGCGCCGGCGGGACGGGCCGAGGCCCTGCGGTCCGGGCCCGCGGTGTCGAGGGCGACCGCGCGGCGCCGGGTGGCCATGTCGTCCACGGGGCGAGCCCGTGCGACGGACCGTCGAACGGCGGCCGGAACGCCCACGGCCACTCGAAAAGCTGAAGATCGCCAACTGTTGCTTCAGATGGCGACCTTCGAATTGAAGGAAAAGTACCCCGAGTGGGATTCGAACCCACGCTGGATGGTGTTTGAGACCATTGCCTCTAACCGCTGGGCTACCGGGGCATCACTGAATCAAAGGTTTCCTCTGACCCCTCTGGGTCTCAAACATACCGTGTCTAGGTAGGCTCATGCATGCAGTACCCCGCCGGAACGAGGAGCCCCGTGAGCACCGCCGACGAGCAGCCTGAGCCGCTTGAGACCTATTCGTCCCAGATCACCCGGATTGTCATCGCCGAGGACGAGGCGTTGATCCGCCTCGACCTGAAGGAGATGCTCGAAGAAGAGGGTTACGTCGTCGTCGGCGAGGCCGGGGACGGTGCGACCGCGCTGAAGCTGGTCGAGGAGCTCCGGCCCGACCTGGCCATCCTCGACGTGAAGATGCCCGTCCTGGACGGCCTGTCGGCCGCCGAGCAGATCCACGCGGCGCACCTGGCGCCCGTCCTGATGCTGACCGCGTTCTCGCAGCGCGAGCTGGTGGACCGGGCGCGGGACGCCGGCGCGATGGCGTACATCGTGAAGCCGTTCAGCAAGAGCGACCTGGTGCCCGCGATCGAGATGGCGGTCTCCCGCTACACCGAGATGCGGACGCTGGAGGAGGAGATCGCCGACCTCACCCAGCGCCTGGAGACCCGCAAGCTGGTGGACCGCGCGAAGAGCGTGCTGCAGACCAAGTTCGGGCTGACCGAGCCGGCCGCGTTCCGCTGGATCCAGAAGACCTCGATGGACCGCCGGATGACCATGGCCGCCGTCGCGGAGGCCGTGATCGAGGAGGGCGTCGCGCAGGACAAGAAGAAGGCGGACGAGGCTCCCGCCGAGGGCTAGGACCGCACGGCGAAGGGCCCGACCGCGAGGTCGGGCCCTTCGCCGTTCCGGTCGCCCG
The sequence above is drawn from the Kitasatospora sp. NBC_00315 genome and encodes:
- a CDS encoding ANTAR domain-containing response regulator, with amino-acid sequence MQYPAGTRSPVSTADEQPEPLETYSSQITRIVIAEDEALIRLDLKEMLEEEGYVVVGEAGDGATALKLVEELRPDLAILDVKMPVLDGLSAAEQIHAAHLAPVLMLTAFSQRELVDRARDAGAMAYIVKPFSKSDLVPAIEMAVSRYTEMRTLEEEIADLTQRLETRKLVDRAKSVLQTKFGLTEPAAFRWIQKTSMDRRMTMAAVAEAVIEEGVAQDKKKADEAPAEG